From Oxyura jamaicensis isolate SHBP4307 breed ruddy duck chromosome 22 unlocalized genomic scaffold, BPBGC_Ojam_1.0 oxy22_random_OJ194, whole genome shotgun sequence, a single genomic window includes:
- the PHYHIP gene encoding phytanoyl-CoA hydroxylase-interacting protein, translating into MELLSTPKNIEINNITCDSFRISWAMDKGDLERVTHYFIDLNKKENKNSNKFKHRDVPTKLVAKAVPLPMTVRGHWFLSPRTEYSVAVQTAVKQSDGEYLVSGWSETVEFCTGDYAKEHLAQLQEKAELIAGRMLRFSVFYRNQHKEYFQHVRMHCGNVMKPSLKDNSGSHGSPTSGMLHGIFFSCNTEFNTGQPPQDSPYGRYRFQIPAQRLFNPNTNLYFADFYCMYTAYHYVVLVLAPKGSSGDLFCRERLPQLDISSNKFLTCCVEDGELVYRHAQDSILEVIYTEPVDLSLGVLGEISGHQLMSLSTANAKKDPSCKTCNISVGR; encoded by the exons ATGGAGCTGCTGTCCACCCCGAAAAACATCGAGATCAACAACATCACCTGCGACTCCTTCCGCATCTCCTGGGCCATGGACAAGGGGGACCTGGAGAGGGTCACCCACTACTTCATCGACCTCAATAAGAAGGAGAACAAGAACTCCAACAAGTTCAAGCACCGG GACGTCCCCACCAAGCTGGTGGCCAAGGCGGTGCCGCTGCCCATGACGGTGCGGGGCCACTGGTTCCTGAGCCCCCGCACCGAGTACAGCGTGGCGGTGCAGACGGCCGTCAAGCAGAGCGACGGCGAGTACCTGGTGTCCGGCTGGAGCGAGACGGTGGAGTTCTGCACCGGGG ATTACGCCAAGGAGCAcctggcccagctgcaggagaaagcCGAGCTGATTGCCGGCCGCATGCTGCGCTTCTCCGTCTTCTACCGCAACCAGCACAAGGAGTATTTCCAGCACGTCAG GATGCACTGCGGGAACGTGATGAAGCCGTCGCTGAAGGACAACAGCGGCAGCCACGGCTCGCCCACCAGCGGCATGCTGCACGGCATCTTCTTCAGCTGCAACACCGAGTTCAACAccgggcagcccccccaggaCTCGCCCTACGGCCGCTACCGCTTCCAGATCCCGGCTCAGCGCCTCTTCAACCCCAACACCAACCTCTACTTCGCGGACTTCTACTGCATGTACACCGCCTACCACTACGTCGTCCTGGTCCTGGCGCCCAAGGGCTCCTCGGGGGACCTCTTCTGCCGGGAGCGCCTGCCCCAGCTGGACATTTCCTCCAACAAGTTCCTGACGTGCTGCGTGGAGGACGGCGAGCTGGTGTACCGTCACGCCCAGGACAGCATCCTGGAGGTCATATACACCGAGCCCGTGGACCTCAGCCTCGGCGTGCTGGGGGAGATCAGCGGCCACCAGCTCATGAGCCTCTCCACCGCCAACGCCAAAAAGGACCCCAGCTGCAAGACGT